The proteins below are encoded in one region of Desulfocurvibacter africanus subsp. africanus DSM 2603:
- a CDS encoding helix-turn-helix domain-containing protein — protein sequence MPIASEEKRRLALDALNDGEHPKVVARLFQAGVSSVYRWMRQNKTGQIGPRPTGNRPRSLGQEEESRLLELVKQKPDMTLEELKAALNLSCHPSTIHRTLKRLGLSFKKNSACRRARKR from the coding sequence ATGCCAATAGCATCGGAAGAAAAAAGACGGCTGGCCCTGGATGCCCTGAATGATGGCGAGCACCCAAAGGTGGTCGCCAGGCTTTTCCAAGCTGGCGTGAGTTCAGTCTATCGCTGGATGAGACAAAACAAGACCGGCCAGATTGGACCCAGGCCCACTGGCAACAGACCGCGCTCACTTGGGCAGGAAGAAGAAAGCAGGCTTCTTGAGCTGGTCAAACAAAAGCCGGACATGACCTTGGAAGAGCTTAAGGCTGCATTGAACTTAAGCTGCCATCCTTCGACCATTCATAGGACGCTCAAGCGCTTGGGTTTGAGTTTCAAAAAAAACTCTGCGTGCCGACGAGCAAGAAAGAGATGA
- a CDS encoding IS630 family transposase has translation MTWSSLQADTDSRRFVFIDESGAKTNMTRLRGRAFGGKRCHDHAPGGHWNTTTMISSIRLDGEVACMAIKGATTGRVFREYIRTILAPTLRPGDIVVADNLSAHKDKQAQELIRQAGAEFWWLPAYSPDLNPIEQMWSKVKESLRSAKARTQEALYAAIAAALDLITPENARGWFKACGYSQLNCKVL, from the coding sequence GTGACGTGGTCGTCCCTGCAAGCAGATACAGATTCCCGCCGTTTTGTCTTCATTGATGAGTCTGGTGCAAAGACGAACATGACCAGGCTGCGAGGACGTGCATTTGGCGGCAAGCGTTGCCATGACCATGCTCCGGGAGGGCACTGGAATACCACGACCATGATCTCCTCAATCCGGCTTGATGGAGAGGTCGCGTGCATGGCCATCAAAGGCGCGACAACAGGACGCGTGTTTCGGGAATACATCCGCACAATTTTAGCCCCGACGCTTAGACCTGGGGATATCGTAGTGGCTGACAACCTGTCAGCCCATAAGGACAAGCAAGCTCAAGAACTTATACGGCAAGCTGGAGCCGAGTTCTGGTGGCTGCCTGCGTACTCGCCGGACCTAAACCCCATCGAACAAATGTGGAGCAAGGTGAAAGAGAGCCTCCGAAGCGCGAAAGCACGCACTCAGGAGGCTCTTTATGCAGCAATCGCAGCAGCCCTTGACCTGATCACTCCTGAGAATGCCAGAGGATGGTTCAAAGCCTGTGGGTATTCTCAGCTTAATTGCAAAGTGCTTTAA
- a CDS encoding outer membrane protein — MKRILLVLCLVLLPVLAHAGDTPFDGFYIGAKAGLESYDVDVEYDLGGGGSLDDEADDSGFVAGAYLGYGRTIKNVFYLGWETDAMYHGMDGEFDYYQGHYYESLDMNWSLGVKARLGGVIADRHLAYGLVGLRIAGFDYRNDTGYAVDDEEESPVLPGFTVGGGYEFAITKHLIARAEIAYTAYAAYELEYVGGPLSGTEESISPSTLDYTVGLAWNF; from the coding sequence ATGAAACGCATTTTGCTTGTCTTGTGCCTTGTCCTACTACCTGTGCTAGCCCACGCCGGAGACACCCCGTTCGACGGCTTCTACATCGGAGCAAAGGCTGGCCTTGAGTCCTACGATGTCGATGTGGAGTACGACTTGGGCGGGGGCGGCTCGCTCGATGACGAAGCTGACGATTCTGGATTCGTTGCCGGTGCTTACTTGGGCTATGGCCGCACCATCAAGAACGTCTTCTACCTGGGCTGGGAAACTGACGCCATGTATCATGGCATGGACGGAGAATTCGATTATTACCAGGGTCATTACTACGAGTCCCTAGATATGAATTGGTCCCTTGGTGTGAAAGCCCGCCTGGGTGGCGTCATTGCAGATCGCCATTTGGCCTACGGCCTGGTCGGACTGCGGATTGCAGGTTTCGACTACAGGAATGATACTGGCTATGCTGTCGACGATGAAGAGGAGAGCCCGGTACTGCCTGGATTCACCGTGGGCGGTGGCTATGAGTTCGCAATAACGAAGCACCTCATCGCCCGCGCGGAAATTGCCTACACTGCCTACGCCGCATACGAACTTGAATATGTTGGTGGCCCCTTAAGTGGCACCGAGGAGTCAATTTCGCCAAGTACCTTGGATTATACCGTGGGCTTGGCCTGGAACTTCTAG
- the hypB gene encoding hydrogenase nickel incorporation protein HypB, with the protein MEIPIVRNLLEANKRISKDLKRRFDEKKVLVLNLMSSPGAGKTSLLERTLRDLKAEFRMAVIEGDLQTDNDARRVAATGAQAVQVNTDGGCHLDGNMIQAALESIELDGLDILFIENVGNLVCPAEFDLGEDAKVTLLSVAEGDDKPEKYPLMFHISKAMVLNKVDLLPYVDFDLEKAKGHARRLNKDLAIFPVSCRTGEGLAPWYDWLRRERAAKL; encoded by the coding sequence ATGGAGATACCCATTGTCCGAAACCTCCTTGAGGCTAACAAGCGCATTTCAAAAGACCTCAAGCGCCGTTTCGACGAAAAAAAAGTTCTGGTGCTCAATCTCATGAGCTCGCCCGGCGCGGGCAAGACCTCCTTGCTGGAGCGAACCCTGCGCGACTTGAAGGCTGAGTTCCGCATGGCGGTCATCGAAGGCGACCTGCAGACTGACAACGATGCGCGGCGCGTGGCCGCCACCGGCGCCCAAGCCGTACAAGTCAACACCGATGGCGGCTGCCATCTTGACGGCAATATGATCCAGGCCGCTCTTGAGAGTATCGAGCTCGATGGCCTGGACATCCTGTTCATCGAGAACGTGGGCAATTTGGTTTGTCCGGCGGAGTTCGATCTGGGAGAAGACGCCAAGGTAACGCTGCTCTCGGTAGCCGAAGGCGATGATAAGCCCGAGAAGTATCCGCTCATGTTCCATATCTCCAAGGCCATGGTCCTCAATAAAGTCGATTTGCTGCCCTACGTGGATTTCGACCTGGAAAAGGCCAAGGGCCATGCTCGCAGGCTCAACAAGGACTTGGCGATATTCCCTGTGTCCTGCCGCACGGGCGAAGGTCTTGCGCCCTGGTATGATTGGCTGCGCCGAGAGCGTGCCGCCAAGCTGTAG
- a CDS encoding hydrogenase maturation nickel metallochaperone HypA, with translation MHEMSIAQSLIDIVDQEMKKHGVTKLLKVKVMHGRLANVVPEALHFAWQALTLETPFEGAELVTEEVPLKVRCKQCGITFEPEDATLLLMICPQCGEEFGHEVLSGKELYIENLEAE, from the coding sequence ATGCACGAGATGTCAATCGCCCAGAGCCTGATCGATATCGTCGACCAGGAAATGAAGAAGCACGGCGTCACCAAGCTGCTCAAGGTCAAGGTCATGCATGGTCGACTGGCCAACGTGGTGCCCGAGGCCCTGCACTTCGCCTGGCAGGCCCTGACCCTCGAAACACCGTTTGAAGGCGCCGAGCTTGTGACAGAGGAAGTACCGCTCAAGGTTCGCTGCAAGCAATGCGGGATCACTTTTGAGCCGGAGGATGCGACCCTGCTGCTCATGATCTGCCCGCAATGCGGTGAGGAGTTCGGCCATGAGGTGCTGAGCGGCAAGGAATTGTACATCGAAAACCTCGAGGCCGAATGA
- a CDS encoding ABC transporter, with translation MQRFIRTFDPRLKIALGLMLAVLIWVAGPVGVAAYALGLTAMFVAARLGPVFSLAFKSYLLFLSIWTGLKILVGAIADLPLDQNLAEAGFLAMRLYTLLATGLILSASSSPRSLGLAVSWYLRPLGRWTWQPALALALMIHFLPLIGQTFAQIRQVIGLRCHGLPAHSRLILLLQASLRALAQKTWDQTLALAGRGLDAPEAWQARMPWVARDLAAGFALATILAALASF, from the coding sequence GTGCAAAGGTTCATACGGACCTTTGATCCGCGCCTGAAGATCGCCCTGGGGCTGATGCTGGCCGTGCTTATATGGGTTGCCGGTCCCGTAGGAGTGGCTGCCTACGCTTTGGGCCTGACCGCCATGTTTGTGGCTGCGCGGCTTGGACCGGTATTCTCGCTGGCATTCAAGAGCTACCTTCTGTTTCTGAGCATCTGGACCGGCCTCAAGATCCTTGTCGGTGCGATCGCGGACTTGCCCCTGGATCAGAATCTGGCCGAAGCTGGATTTTTAGCCATGCGTTTGTACACCTTGCTGGCCACGGGTCTGATTCTGTCGGCCTCCTCCTCACCACGCTCGCTGGGGCTGGCCGTGAGCTGGTATCTGCGCCCGCTGGGACGCTGGACTTGGCAGCCCGCTTTGGCACTGGCGCTCATGATCCATTTTCTCCCGCTCATTGGGCAGACATTCGCTCAGATCAGGCAGGTAATCGGCCTGCGCTGCCATGGATTGCCTGCCCACAGTCGCCTGATCCTGCTGTTGCAGGCATCTTTGCGCGCACTGGCCCAGAAGACCTGGGATCAGACCTTGGCTCTGGCCGGTCGCGGGCTTGATGCGCCCGAGGCCTGGCAAGCGCGCATGCCGTGGGTGGCCAGAGATCTGGCTGCCGGTTTTGCGTTGGCGACGATTCTGGCCGCCTTGGCCTCATTCTGA
- a CDS encoding energy-coupling factor ABC transporter ATP-binding protein: MIHLADIHFTYDRTKVFQGISLRLERGLTLALVGANGSGKSTLLSLLAGLYVPDTGSLSVAGYASPGQEKAIRLLSGLVVQDADLQILGATVGEDLCLGLDPEDAVGMAEARRLAASFYLEELWEEPVQVLSWGQKRKLCIAAALRRKPKLLLLDEPFSGLDYPGMREMRSVLLANKAAKLTQVISAHDIEPLADIADLWAVLEKGRLVAWGTAAEVFPLLAGHHVRPPCSWQAGLGVRPWE; this comes from the coding sequence TTGATCCATCTCGCCGACATCCACTTCACATACGACCGGACCAAGGTCTTCCAGGGCATATCCCTACGTCTTGAGCGCGGTCTGACCCTGGCGCTGGTTGGAGCCAACGGCAGCGGCAAATCCACATTGCTGTCCTTGCTGGCCGGCTTGTATGTGCCCGATACGGGCAGTTTGAGCGTAGCCGGATATGCTTCTCCGGGGCAAGAGAAGGCCATCCGCCTCCTGAGCGGGTTGGTTGTTCAGGATGCGGATTTGCAGATTCTTGGCGCCACGGTGGGCGAAGACTTGTGCCTCGGACTTGATCCCGAAGATGCTGTAGGCATGGCCGAAGCCAGGCGCCTTGCTGCAAGTTTTTACCTTGAAGAATTGTGGGAAGAACCTGTGCAGGTTCTGTCCTGGGGCCAGAAACGAAAGCTGTGCATTGCGGCCGCCCTGCGCCGGAAACCGAAGCTCCTGCTCCTGGACGAGCCCTTCAGCGGACTGGACTATCCGGGCATGCGCGAAATGCGCTCAGTACTCCTCGCCAATAAGGCGGCCAAACTGACGCAGGTCATCTCCGCGCATGACATTGAACCTCTCGCCGATATCGCCGACTTGTGGGCCGTGCTGGAGAAAGGCAGACTGGTCGCGTGGGGCACGGCTGCGGAGGTTTTCCCTCTCTTGGCCGGGCACCACGTGCGTCCGCCGTGCTCCTGGCAGGCCGGCTTGGGCGTCAGGCCATGGGAGTAA